GCGTCGGTGCGTTCCAGCGTCTCTGCGACGCCCTGGGCCGCCCCCTTCACGAGGTCGTGCAACGGCCGGACGTGCTGGGAGCGCATGGGCGTCCGCGGGTGTTCGCGCAACTGACCCGGGATCTCGCCCCGCTCCGTCGGGATGCATGGATCGGGTCGGCGCTCGCCGCCCGCGTGCAGCGGCTGCTGATCGATATCGTCGACGACGATCAGATCGCCGTGCGCTGCGCGCTCGCCATCAACACCCCGAGGATGGCCACGGATCGCTTCAAGGCCCTGGAGGCGATCGCCGCCGAACTGCGACGGGCCCCCTTCCATTTCCCGCGAAGCATGCGGTCCTTGTCCGCGCGGGATGAAGCCGCCCGGATGATGGACAGCCTGCCCCGATGCCGGGACGCGTCGACACGGAGCATGTACGCCGCCGAGACGCTCTACCTCCCGGATCGATCCCGCTGGCTGGACCGCGCCGAGGCCGACGCGATGTCGCAATGCGTGGACGCCTTGCCGGACGCCACGCTGACCCCGGCGCTTCGCGCCGTCCGCGATGCCGCCCTGCAGGTGTTGAGGCCGGCCCCCGCGTTCGGGGACATGGCGTTCCTGTCCCGCGAGGAGGAGGACCGGGTCATGGACGCGCTCCATCTGGCCCGTGTCTTCCGCGTGAGCGTGTCGTGGTCCCCGGCGGCGGGCGAGACCGTGCAGGCGATGCCGGACAGTGCGAAACACGCGCTGGCGAGCCTGCGGCAATGGGTGGGCGAGGCGTCGCCACGGGACGCCCTGCGCCGAGAACGCTGGTACGTCCATCTGGCGGAGCAGGCGCATCGCGGCCCCTCTCAGCAACCCCCGACCGCGGGCCTGCTGCGCGGCGATGCGTGGGTCACCGATCTCGATGCACCGCCTGCGGCCTTGATCGCGGCGATCGCCCGTTCGCGCGGCGAGGCTCTGGGACTGGAACTGGACTATCGGGGCGAGGCCGTGTTCGATCCTGAAGAGGTCAATCGCGTCCTGGCGGAACGTTTTGCCTTCGGCCTGCGCCTGCGCAGCACGCGCCTGGAAGGCGAGCGACTCCCCGCGGCGCTTCGATGGCCGGACGCCGAATGGCTGGACATCGACCTGAAGGACGAGGACCGGTCCGGGGATCCCGCCTGGGTGCGGCGCGTGGGCACCGGGTTGATCCATGACTGGCGCAACCTGACACGGCTGTCCTGCAGCTATGGCGACTCCGGCGGCGGCACCGGGCCGTTCATGACCGGCCCCTTGGCGGATACGCTGGCGGAGCATCACCGGGCGCTGGAGGACGTGTTCGGACTGCTGCGGGGCCTGGTCTGGAACGGCCGGCAGCGCAACCAGTTGAAGGCGCTCCCGGATGTCATGTCCTGGCTCCGGAAATTCATCAGGCTCTACCAGGAAGCGACACAAGGCCAGGCCGCGGGCGCGCTGCCGCCGCTGCTGGGGCCGGTGCTCCGGCAGATGTTGGGCGACCGGTCCTTCGCGGCGCGGTGCGAGGCGCTCATCCGCGCGCAGGACGGCGAATGCGCGGACGCGTATCTGCGGGTCCTGCACCAGATGGCCCTGCTCAAGGACATCGGCGAGGACAGTGACGCCGCCACGGCGGTCAGGGTCGCGCTGCAGTTCGCCTGCGAGTTGCGCGCGGACCAGTGGGTGACCGAGATGCACGCCGGCTTCGACGAGAACCTCGAGGAGGCGATGCTGCTGCGGCAGGCGGTGCGGACCCGTTTGGTCGAGCGTTTGGGCGAGCGGCTGGGCGAGCGGCTGGGCCATGCGCCGGCCGAGGCGTTCGAGACCCCCGCGTTCGACACCCCGGTCTACGCCGCGTTCGGCATCGCCGGAGACCGGTGGCGTGACGTCGAGGTGACACGACGACGCGAGCGGCGGGCCGATGCCCTGATCGCCGCGGAACTCGAAAGCGGCTGCGACACGTCGCACCAATGCCTGATGCCGACCGGGCTGGTGGGCGACTTTCTGTCCAAGGTGCTGGACCGCGAGGCGGGACTGGACGGACTGGCGGAGCGCCTGGTGTCGGACACCCAGGCCCGATGGAGCGCCGCCGTCGATGCGGCCGGCGACGACGCCCAGGCCGTCCAGGCCGCCAACGACACCGCATCGCAGGCGCTGGCCGGCGTGACCGCCACCGTGGCGGCGCGTCGGCGGGAACAGGTCCTCCCGCATCTGGCGACGCTCGTCGCGCGCCTGTCGGATCACCGCACCGATGAGGCGCCGTCCGCGGCGCCCTGACACGACAATCCCCTCCCATGCGCAGCCCCACCGACGACCGACCTGACCCCGACGCGCTGCTGGCCCACCTCCAGCGGCAGGAACGATCCGAGGGGCGCGGCCGGCTGCGCATCTACTTCGGCGCGTCGGCGGGCGTGGGCAAGACCTTCGCGATGCTGCAGGCCGCGCGGCACCTGGCGGACCAGGGTCGCGCACCGCTGATCGGCGTCGTCGAGACGCATGGACGCGCCGACACCGCCGCGCTGCTCGACGGCGTGCCGCCGCTGCCTCGTCTGCCGATGCGTCAGGTCGACCACCGCGGCCGCGCGCTGCCGGAGTTCGACCTCGACGGTGCGCTGGCGCGTCTGAAGGACCAGCCGGACGCGCTGATCCTGGTCGACGAGCTGGCGCATTCCAACGTCGCCGGATCGCGGCACCCGAAACGCTGGCAGGACGTCGAGGAGCTGCTCGCCAACGGCATCAGCGTCTACACGACGGTCAACGTCCAGCACCTGGAGAGCCTGAACGACGTCGTCGGCGGCATCACCGGCGTGCGGGTGCAGGAGACGCTGCCCGACACCTTCTTCGACCGCGCGGACGAGGTCGTGCTGGTGGACACGCCGGCCGACGAACTGCTCGCGCGCCTGAAGGCCGGCAAGGTCTACCAGGGCGCCCAGGCCGAGCGCGCCGGCCAGCACTTCTTCCGCAAGGGCAACCTGATGGCGCTGCGCGAGCTCGCGCTGCGCCGCACGGCCGACCGGGTCGAGGACGACGTGCAGGCCTGGCGCAGCAACGAACGCATCGCGCCGGTGTGGAAGACCGAGGCCGCCATCCTCTGCGCGATCGGCCCCGGCGACGAGGCCGAATCGATCGTGCGCAGCGCCGCGCAGCTGGCGCAGCAGCTGGCGGTGAGCTGGCACGCGGTCTACGTCGAGACGCCGGCCTTGCACCGCCTGCCCGACGCGCGCCGCGAGCGCAGCCTGCGCGTGGTGCGGCTGGCGCAGGACCTCGGCGCGACCACGGCGGTGCTGTCCGCGCAAGACCCGGCACAGGCGCTGGCCGACTACGCGCGCGAGCACAACCTGTCCAAGCTGCTGATGGGGCGCGGCGCGCGGCCGGCGTCCTCGTCGTTGCGCCGCTGGGGCAGCCGCGACCTGGCGGCGCACCTGGGACGCGCGGCGCCGGAACTGGACCTGATCCAGGTCGGCGCCTCGGCGACGCAGCGCAGCAACGAGGACGACGCCGGTCCCACCTTCGGCGCCGCGCCGCGGCGCTACCTGTGGGCGACGCTGGCCTGCGTCGGCGTGGCCGTGGTCTGCTGGCCGCTGTCGCACCGCATCGCCAACGACAACATCGTCATGCTGTTCCTGCTCGGCGTGGTGGGCGTCGCCATGCGCTGGGGTCGCGGACCGGCCGTGCTGGCGAGTTTCCTCAGCGTCGCGCTGTTCGACTTCCTCTTCGTCGCGCCGAGGCTGAGCCTGGCGGTCAGCGACGTGCAATACGTGATCACCTTCGTCGTGATGCTGGCCGTCGGCCTGATCACCGGGCAGTTGACGGCGGGCCTGCGCTACGAGGCGCGTGTCTCGTCGGAGCGGGAGGCGAGGGCGCGCGGCCTGTTCGAGCTGACCCGCGAACTGGCCGGCGCGCTGCAGACCGAGCAGGTCATCGCGACGGCGGAGCAGCAGCTCGCGCTGCAGTTCGGCGGACGGGCGCTGCTGCATGTGCTCGACGACGACGACCGCCTGCAGCCGTCGCCGACGGAGGAGACCCTGGCCGTCGGGGACCGCTCCGATGCCGGCACCGCGCGCTGGGCCCTGGATCACGAGCAGGCGGCGGGTCTGGGCACCGACACGCTGCCGGGCAGTCAATGGTTCTACCTGCCGCTGCGCGCGCCGATGCGCACGCGCGGCGTGCTCGCGCTGCGGCCCGGCGACGCGCAGACGCTGATGCTGCCGGAGCGCCGCGCGCAGCTGGAGACGGCCGCGCGCATCGCGGGCCAGGCCTTGGAGCGCGTGCATTACGTCGAGGTCGCGCAGCAGGCGCTGCTGCAGATCGAGTCGGAGCGGCTGCGCAACTCGCTGCTGTCGGCGCTGTCGCACGACCTGCGCACGCCGCTGGCCGCGCTGCAGGGACTGGCCGAGACGCTGGCCCGGCGCGAGCTGGACCCCGGCGCCGCCGAGACCGCGCGGGCGATCGAGCAGCAGTCGCTGCGCATCAACGCGATGGTGCACAACCTGCTGGACATGGCGCGGCTGCAGAGCGGCGCGCTCAAGCTCAACCGCCAGTGGCAGCCGGTGGACGAGGTCATCGGCAGCAGCCTGCAGCTGATGGGCCCGGCGCTGACGCGGCACCGCCTGGTGCTGGACGTACCGGCGACGCTGCCGCTGGTGGAGCTGGATGCGGTGCTCATCGAGCGCGTGCTGGCCAACCTGCTGGAGAACGCCGCGAAGTACACGCCGCCGGGCAGCGAGATCCGCGTGATCGCCCGGACGCATGGCGCGGGCGGCGCGGGTGCCATGGCCGGACTGGGCGGCTTGGGAAGCGCGGATGACGACTTCGTCGGCCCCGGCGAGATGCGCCTGTCCGTCGAGGACAACGGCCTCGGCCTGCCGCCGGGTCGCGAGGAGGCGCTGTTCGAGAAATTCACCCGCGGCCACAGCGAGTCGCACCTGCCCGGCGTGGGCCTGGGTCTGGCGATCTGCCGTGCCATCATGCAGGCCCACGGTGGCCGCATCTGGGCCGAGCGCGCGACGCCGCAGGGTGGGGCGCGCTTCAGCCTGGCGCTGCCGCTGGGCGAGCCGCCGGCCATGCCGGCCTTCGATGAAGACAGGGAACTTCAACCGTGAGCCAAGGGTGAGCCTACCGTGAGTGAACCGCAGACTGGCGCCGTCCCCGTGGCGCTGATCGTCGAGGACGAACCCAACATCCGCCGCTTCGTGCGCCTGGCCCTGGAGGGCGAGGGCTGGACCGTGCATGAGACCGGCACGCTGCGCCAGGGCCTGATCGACGCGGGGACGCGGCGCCCCGACCTGATCGTCCTCGACCTGGGCTTGCCTGATGGCGACGGGCAGGACTTCCTGCGCGACCTGCGCGCGTGGTCGGCGGTGCCGGTGATCGTGCTGTCGGCGCGCGGCGCCGAAGACGACAAGATCGCGGCCCTGGACCACGGCGCCGACGACTACCTGAGCAAGCCCTTCGGCGTCGGCGAGCTCATGGCGCGCGTGCGCGTCGCGCTGCGGCGCAGCCAGTCCAGGTCCAGCGGGCAGCAGGACCCGGCCTTCCGCTTCGGCGACGTCGAGATCGACCTGGCCGCGCGGCGCGTGCGCCGCGGCGACGAGGACGTGCACCTCACGCCGATCGAGTACCGCCTGCTCAGCCACCTGATCGGCAACGCCGGCAAGGTGCTGACGCACCGCCAGCTGCTGAAGGCGGTGTGGGGGCCCTCGCACGTGGAGCAGAACCACTACCTGCGCGTCTACATGGGCAACCTGCGCCAGAAGCTCGAGGCGGAGCCGGCCAGTCCCAGGCACCTGCTGACGGAGACGGGGGTGGGGTATCGGCTGATGCCCTGAGCGGGGTCGCCGCTTGCCTGCGTACGAGTCCCAGCACGATGGGCGCGTCGCCTGTAGCATTGGCCGCACGCCCGCATCGGGGCGCTGGCCCGACCCTTCCGGTAGCGGCCGCTCAACAAGGAGACGACTCATGATCCAGCAGGCCCAGGTTGAACTCGCCAAGACCTTCTTCGAGCAGTCGAAGAAGGCGTTCGAACAGAACTACGCCGCGTGGAGCACGGTGCTCTCATCGCAGAAGGCGATCCTGGAATCGATGCGCGCCGGCGGCGCCCCCTTCGACGTCGCCGCCGACCAGTTCCAGAAGCTGATCGATTTCCACGAGCAGCAGTTCCGCGTCACCACCGATTTCATGACCAAGCTGCAGGCGGACTACGTCAAGGTGGTGCAGCAGAAGACCAAGTGATCCAGGTCTTCCAGCCCGGCCGGCTCACGGTCGGGTTGATGACGCCCGTCGACGTCAGCCCCGACCGGATGGCCGATGTCGGCGAGGCGCTCGAACTGGCCGCGCTCGCGGACCGGCTCGGCTTCGCGGCGCTGTGGACGCGCGACGTCCCGCTGATGGTGCCGCAGGGCAGCGACAACGCGGCGAGCGCGCTCGACGATCCTTTCCTGTGGCTGGCCGCGCTGGCCGGCGCGACGCGCGACATCGCCGTCGGCACCGCCGCCGTCGTGCTGCCGCTGCGGCATCCGCTGCACGTGGCGAAGGCCGCGCTGTCGCTGGACCGCATCAGTCACGGGCGTTTCATCCTCGGCATGGGGTCCGGCGACCGGCCCGCGGAGTTCGCCGCGTTCGGCGAGGACCTGGAGCAACGCGCGGAGACCTTCCGCAGCCGCTGGGCCATCGTGCGCGCGGCGCTGTCGCCCGATGCCGACGACCGCGCCGCGGTGGTCGCGGCGACCGGCGGATTCCCGGTGCTGCCCGCCCCGAAGCGACGCATCCCGATGATCGTCGTGGGCTCCGCGCGGCAGTCGCTGCAATGGACCGCGACGCATGCGGACGCGTGGGCGACCTACCACCGCGAGGAAGCGCGGCAGGAAGGGCGCATCGAGCTGTGGCAGCGCGCGCTCGAACAGAAGGGCGTGGGTGCGAAGCCCTTCGTTCAATCGGTGCAGCTGGAGTTGCTCGCCGATCCGGACGCGGCCTCGGAGCCGCTCGAACTCGGCTTGCGGACGGGGCGCAACGCGCTCATCGCCTATCTGCGCCGCCTGCAGGCGATGGGCGTGGCCCATGTGCTGTTCAACCTCGGACGCGGACGGCCGGCGCGCGAGGTCATCGAGGAACTGGGCAACGAGGTGCTGCCCCGGTGTCGGATCGATGCATCAACGCAAGTCGGCGCGGGTTGACGCGAGCAGGCTCGCGTTGAAGAATCGCGCCCACGCCGGACGGCTCCGTCCGCGTGCGTTCAACCTCTTCTCTATCGGGAGGTGCCCCATGAAGATCCGTACGTCCATCCACTGCTGATTGCCGACGACTGCTTCCCTGCAGCATCGTGTCGGCGCCGTCTGCGCCCGCGAAGGCTGCGGCACCGGTTCCTGACGCCCCCGAGTCCTGCCATGAGGCCGGCGGCGCGCGATCCCTCCCGCGACTTCCCCCAGCGACTCTGCCTGGTCCATCGGACCGGCAGCGACACGACCGCGCCCGCGACACGTCCGTCGGTTCCCTGACTCCACCAGGACCCGCCCGCGCCAACAACGCGGCGGGTGACGGACCCCATGTATTTGCAATCCCTGCCGCTGCTGCGCTATCCGCGCACGGCGCACCTCGCGGGCAGCCGCCTGCAGGAGGGCGACTCCGCCCATGACCAGATGCCGCTCGCGGCACTCGCCGGCTGCCACGTCGTCATCGAGGAGAAGATCGACGGCGCCAATGCCGGACTCTCGTTCAGCGACGGCGGCGACCTGCTGCTGCAGTCGCGCGGCCACTACCTGATCGGCGGATTCGGCGAACGCCAGTTCAACCCGATGAAGATCTGGGCGCTCGCGCATGAGCACCGGCTGATCGACCGTCTCGAGGACCGCTACGTGCTGTACGGCGAGTGGGCCTATGCCAAGCACAGCATCTGGTACGACCGGCTGCCGCATTACTTCAACGAGTTCGACGTCTACGACCGCGCCACCTCGCGCTTCCTGTCGACGCCGCGTCGGCAGGCGCTGCTTGAGGGCGCGCCGGTGCTGTCGGTGCCCGTGCTGTATGCGGGCACGATGCCGACCGATCCGAAGCTGCTGTGGACGCTGGTGGTGCGCTCGCTGGCGAAGTCGCCCGACTGGCGCGATGCCTTCGAGACCGCGACGCGGCGCGAGTCGCTGCCGCTCGAGCTGTGCTGGAAGCAGACCGACAAGTCCGACCGGTCCGAAGGCCTCTACCTGAAGGTGGAGGACGACGAGCAGGTGCTGGGCCGGTTCAAGCTGGTGAGGCCGTCTTTCACGCAGACGATCCTCGACAGCGAGACCCACCACGCCCGGCGGCCGATCCTGCCGAACGCGCTGGCGCCGGGGGCGGATCTCTTCGCCGAGCAGCTCACGGTGACGTGGCGCGATCTCGGGCTGGAGACGATCAACTCGCTGTCGGCGCTGAAGGCGATGGCCGCTGCATCGCGCGATGCATCGCGCGACGGACACGGAGACCGATGTCCCTGAACGGGACGGAGGGGAGAACCATGAACATGCAATGGAAAGACATCCAGGCCCTGGTGCCTGAAGCGGGCCGCTCGCCGGACTTCGCGGCCTGCCTGGCCGCGTTCCCGGTGCTGGAACTCGCGAAGACCACGCCGCAGGATCCGCGCTATCACGCCGAGGGCGACGTGTGGACGCACACGAGGATGGTGATCGAGGAACTGCTCGCCTTGCCCGACTATCAGGCCGCGAGCCGCGTCGACCAGGAGGTGCTGTTCCTGGCCGCGCTGCTGCACGACGTGTCCAAGCACGCGACGACCGTGATCGATCCGGTGACGGGCGCCATCGGTCAGCCGGGCCATTCGCGCATGGGCGCGATCGACGCGCGTGTGCTGCTGTGGGATGCGGGCATGCCGTTCGAGCAGCGCGAGGCGGTCTGCCGCCTGATCGCGGTGCACCAGGTGCCGTTCTTCGCGCTGGCCGATTCCAGGCGCGGCCTGTCGCCCGAGTTCATCGTGCGCGAGTTGTCGTGCCGGCTCAGTCTGCCGCTGCTGTCGGCGCTGGCCGAGGCCGACATGCGCGGGCGGATCTGCGAGGACCGCGATCGGGTGCTCGACCACATCGAGCTGTTCCGCGAGCTGGCGCGGGAGGAGGGCTGCTACGGCCAGCCGCGCGCGTTCGCGGACGCGCACACGCGGGTCAGCTACTTCCGCGGTGCGGACGTTCATCCCGACTACGCGCTGTTCCAGGAGCCCGGCGCCCGCGTGACGGTGATGTGTGGCCTGCCCGCATCGGGCAAGGACACCTGGGTGGCGGCGCACCGGCGCGGCCTGCCGGTGGTGTCCTTCGACGACGCCCGCTCGGAACTCGGTCTGCGGCACGGGCAGAACGAAGGCAAGGTCGCGCACGCGGCCGTGGACAAGGCGAAGTCGCTGCTGCGCGCGCGGACGCCGTTCGTGTGGAACGCGACCCACCTGAGCCAGCAGATGCGCGACAAGACGCTGGATCTGCTCTTCGCGTATGGGGCGGAGGTGGAGATCGTCTACCTCGAGCGCCCGCGCGCGGAGCTGCTGCGGCGCAATGATCGGCGGGACACGTCGCTCTCCAACAGCGCGCTGCAAGGCATGCTGCGGAAGTGGGAGCTGCCGGTGCCGACGGAGGCGCACGCGGTGCGTTACTGCCCGGCGGATTGAGGCCAGCCCGCCATCCAGCGATCGACCACCTCGCCGAGCGCCGTCCGCAATCCCTCGCCGTGAGTGGCTGCATCGCGCCGCAACTCATCGAGCGGTACGCGGGCCTGCGCGAGCTCGCCCGCGTGCCCGATCAGCCATTGCTCCAGACGTGCAGGATCGCTTTCCAGATGGAACTGCAGCGCCAGCGCGAAGCCCTCGATCGCGAAGGCCTGGTTCGGGCACAGCGGCGTCGTTGCGAGGCTCGTCGCGCCATCGGGGATCTCGAACTGGTCGCCATGCCAATGCAGCACGGGCTGTCCGCTCGCGAGCGGCGCGAGCGCGGAGCCACGGCCGATGCCGGTGAGCGTCAGCGGCGCGAAGCCGATCTCCTTGCGGCCGTGCGCCATCGGGCGCACCTCGGCGCCCAGCGCCCGCGCCATCAATTGCGCGCCGAGGCAGATGCCGAGCAGCGGACGCCGTGACGCGATGCGGCGGCGGATGAGCGCGATCTCGTCGTTCAGGTACGGATAGAGCGCATCGTCGTACGCGCCGATCGGGCCGCCGAGCACGACCAGCAGATCGACCGCATCGAGGTCCACTTCGCGCAGGTCGTCGACGCCGGCGTCCAGCGTGAGGAAACGCTCGAAGCTGCGCTCCGCGAGCACCGGCCGCAGCAGGCCGAGGTCTTCGAAGGCCAGGTGGCGGACGGCGAGGACGGTCTTGGGTGAGGGCATCGACAGGGCGCGCGACACGCGCGGGCGAGTGGGGGACGCGTCCAGTATCCGTCCCCGCAACCCCTGTCA
This genomic stretch from Mitsuaria sp. 7 harbors:
- a CDS encoding DUF4118 domain-containing protein; translated protein: MRSPTDDRPDPDALLAHLQRQERSEGRGRLRIYFGASAGVGKTFAMLQAARHLADQGRAPLIGVVETHGRADTAALLDGVPPLPRLPMRQVDHRGRALPEFDLDGALARLKDQPDALILVDELAHSNVAGSRHPKRWQDVEELLANGISVYTTVNVQHLESLNDVVGGITGVRVQETLPDTFFDRADEVVLVDTPADELLARLKAGKVYQGAQAERAGQHFFRKGNLMALRELALRRTADRVEDDVQAWRSNERIAPVWKTEAAILCAIGPGDEAESIVRSAAQLAQQLAVSWHAVYVETPALHRLPDARRERSLRVVRLAQDLGATTAVLSAQDPAQALADYAREHNLSKLLMGRGARPASSSLRRWGSRDLAAHLGRAAPELDLIQVGASATQRSNEDDAGPTFGAAPRRYLWATLACVGVAVVCWPLSHRIANDNIVMLFLLGVVGVAMRWGRGPAVLASFLSVALFDFLFVAPRLSLAVSDVQYVITFVVMLAVGLITGQLTAGLRYEARVSSEREARARGLFELTRELAGALQTEQVIATAEQQLALQFGGRALLHVLDDDDRLQPSPTEETLAVGDRSDAGTARWALDHEQAAGLGTDTLPGSQWFYLPLRAPMRTRGVLALRPGDAQTLMLPERRAQLETAARIAGQALERVHYVEVAQQALLQIESERLRNSLLSALSHDLRTPLAALQGLAETLARRELDPGAAETARAIEQQSLRINAMVHNLLDMARLQSGALKLNRQWQPVDEVIGSSLQLMGPALTRHRLVLDVPATLPLVELDAVLIERVLANLLENAAKYTPPGSEIRVIARTHGAGGAGAMAGLGGLGSADDDFVGPGEMRLSVEDNGLGLPPGREEALFEKFTRGHSESHLPGVGLGLAICRAIMQAHGGRIWAERATPQGGARFSLALPLGEPPAMPAFDEDRELQP
- the kdpE gene encoding two-component system response regulator KdpE; the encoded protein is MSEPQTGAVPVALIVEDEPNIRRFVRLALEGEGWTVHETGTLRQGLIDAGTRRPDLIVLDLGLPDGDGQDFLRDLRAWSAVPVIVLSARGAEDDKIAALDHGADDYLSKPFGVGELMARVRVALRRSQSRSSGQQDPAFRFGDVEIDLAARRVRRGDEDVHLTPIEYRLLSHLIGNAGKVLTHRQLLKAVWGPSHVEQNHYLRVYMGNLRQKLEAEPASPRHLLTETGVGYRLMP
- a CDS encoding TIGR03571 family LLM class oxidoreductase, with the translated sequence MIQVFQPGRLTVGLMTPVDVSPDRMADVGEALELAALADRLGFAALWTRDVPLMVPQGSDNAASALDDPFLWLAALAGATRDIAVGTAAVVLPLRHPLHVAKAALSLDRISHGRFILGMGSGDRPAEFAAFGEDLEQRAETFRSRWAIVRAALSPDADDRAAVVAATGGFPVLPAPKRRIPMIVVGSARQSLQWTATHADAWATYHREEARQEGRIELWQRALEQKGVGAKPFVQSVQLELLADPDAASEPLELGLRTGRNALIAYLRRLQAMGVAHVLFNLGRGRPAREVIEELGNEVLPRCRIDASTQVGAG
- a CDS encoding RNA ligase family protein — translated: MYLQSLPLLRYPRTAHLAGSRLQEGDSAHDQMPLAALAGCHVVIEEKIDGANAGLSFSDGGDLLLQSRGHYLIGGFGERQFNPMKIWALAHEHRLIDRLEDRYVLYGEWAYAKHSIWYDRLPHYFNEFDVYDRATSRFLSTPRRQALLEGAPVLSVPVLYAGTMPTDPKLLWTLVVRSLAKSPDWRDAFETATRRESLPLELCWKQTDKSDRSEGLYLKVEDDEQVLGRFKLVRPSFTQTILDSETHHARRPILPNALAPGADLFAEQLTVTWRDLGLETINSLSALKAMAAASRDASRDGHGDRCP
- a CDS encoding AAA family ATPase, which encodes MQWKDIQALVPEAGRSPDFAACLAAFPVLELAKTTPQDPRYHAEGDVWTHTRMVIEELLALPDYQAASRVDQEVLFLAALLHDVSKHATTVIDPVTGAIGQPGHSRMGAIDARVLLWDAGMPFEQREAVCRLIAVHQVPFFALADSRRGLSPEFIVRELSCRLSLPLLSALAEADMRGRICEDRDRVLDHIELFRELAREEGCYGQPRAFADAHTRVSYFRGADVHPDYALFQEPGARVTVMCGLPASGKDTWVAAHRRGLPVVSFDDARSELGLRHGQNEGKVAHAAVDKAKSLLRARTPFVWNATHLSQQMRDKTLDLLFAYGAEVEIVYLERPRAELLRRNDRRDTSLSNSALQGMLRKWELPVPTEAHAVRYCPAD
- a CDS encoding glutamine amidotransferase, which gives rise to MPSPKTVLAVRHLAFEDLGLLRPVLAERSFERFLTLDAGVDDLREVDLDAVDLLVVLGGPIGAYDDALYPYLNDEIALIRRRIASRRPLLGICLGAQLMARALGAEVRPMAHGRKEIGFAPLTLTGIGRGSALAPLASGQPVLHWHGDQFEIPDGATSLATTPLCPNQAFAIEGFALALQFHLESDPARLEQWLIGHAGELAQARVPLDELRRDAATHGEGLRTALGEVVDRWMAGWPQSAGQ